A stretch of DNA from Ruminococcus albus 7 = DSM 20455:
GAGCTCCATAGCGCGTTCCGTTCGCTTCTTCTGGGATACGCCCGCATACATCATGGGCATCTCCACGTTTTTCAGGGCACTTATCTTAGGTATAAGATTAAAGTTCTGGAACACGAAGCCTATCTCCTTGTTCCTTATTCGTGAGAGCTGTTTATCATCCAGTGTCTTGGTAGAGGTCCCGTTCAGGTCATACTCGCCATCGGTCTGCCTGTCCAGAAGACCGATTATATTCATCAGCGTACTTTTGCCCGAACCCGAAGCCCCGACTATGGATACGAACTCGCCCTCGTAGATATCAAGTCCGATATCAAAAAGTATCTGCAGCTCGTTAGGCTCACCCACGTAGTACTTCTTGGTCACGGATTCCATGTGGATAACGGGGTCACTTTTTCTTTTCATTTACCTTTACCCTCGCTCCGTCCTCTACCTCGGGCAGATCACCGCCCTTGGGGTCTTCGATGATAAGGTCACCGCTTTTGACCTCGCCGCTCTTGACCTCAACATAGAAGTCACTCTCAGCGCCTTTAACGACCTTTTTCTTTCTGGCGATATAGCCGCCCTCTTCGTCATCGGCAGGCTCGGCTACAAATACGTAATCACCGCCATCCTCCTCGATTATACCGGAATAAGGCACACTGAGCTTTTCACCTACTTCCTCTATAGTGATATCTACCGAAGCCGTCATACCGATGAGCAGGCTGTCGTTGGTCTCATCGAGTGTGACCTCGACTTTATAGCCTGATGAAGAACCTTCGGCTGAAACATCGGTGGAAACCACGTTTACTATACGTGTTATGGAAGCCGCAAACTCCTCACCGGGAAGCACCTTGGAGGTCACCTTGGCTTTCATTCCCTCGGCTATCTTTGTGATATCCGTTTCCTTGACTGTCAGTTCTATGACGGTCTTATCGGTATTGACAATGGTCATCAGTGAAGGTGATGAGGGTACACTGCCCTCATTTACATTAAGGGCGGTGATTATGCCCGACTGTGGAGCATACACCTTGCACTGCTCGATCTGCTCTGCAAGCTTATCAAGGGTCTTCTGATCGTCGCTGCCGATGTCGAAGGCTTCACCGTCGATAACGTCCTGCAATTTCTGGATAGTGTCGTTCCACTGAGATTCGGTATCATTGTAGCCGTCTTTTGCTGTGGTCACAGCGTCATCAAGATCGGAAAGTCCTGCTTCAAGCTGTTTGAGGGAAGCAAATACACCTGTGTAATCGTAGTTGGGGTCATTATTGTTCACAGCGTTATTGTACTCGCCGCAGAGGCTGTTGTACTTTTCATAAGCATCGTCACGGACTTCCTCTGCCTTATCTATAACGCGCTGTGCCCTTGCAAGAGCCGCCTCTTTCTTAGTCTTTGCAGCTTCGAGATCACGCTGGTTCTTGCTGCTGTCGGATTTCTCCTTCTTATCGGAATTATCCATTTTCTTTTTCAAGGTATCATATTCCTCCTGAAGTTCGGTGGGATCGAACTCGCACAGCAGGTCGCCCTCCTTGACCATATCACCAAGGCTGACCTTTACCTCACTGACGGGGCAGGTAAGCTTTGTGGTAACGTCAACAGTGCCGTTGCCGATGACATTTCCCGTAGTGGATATCACCTTTGAAAGGTCGTTCTCCCCCGCGGGTATAGCGGAATACTTTGAGTTAGCCATCATGCTTTCCTTAGCAGCCGATGACAATGTGTTACAGGCAAACAGTCCGCCGCCTGCCAGCAGTGCTATCACTGTCGGAATTATGATAGCTTTTTTCTTTACAGCCATTAAAATGCCTCCTTCTTTTTTTAAGATCTCCCGCAAAAGACCAAGCTCTCTCTGCCAATATTTGTCATTTTGCAGGACATCTTTTGTTCACAAAACTCTATTCTTTCTGCACAATTTTGGTGGTGCAGTTTTGTGCAAACATATGTTTTTACATTTATTTTAGACATATTTCTGAAACAGTTGTACAAAAACGTACAACTTTTTGACCCTTTTAGGGTGATAGTGAAAGGGTATGCAAACGCATACGTTCACATCAACATGGAAATATGCGGTATGAAAAAAATGCAGATAAAAACTGTCACGCTTTTCATGCAGCACATATCAGGACTATCAACAGGAGGTATCATTATGAACCAGATCAACAACACAAGCAAGAGTTTTATGATGTACAAGGAGTGGGAGGAGACCTTTCTCGCACTGGAAAGCGATGCCGAAAGAGGCGAACTACTGAGAGCGCTGTTTGTTTTTGCACGCACAGGAGATATCCCCGAATTCAAGGGCGGGCTGAAGATAGCTTTTCTGCAGATGAGCAATCAGCTTCGCCGCGATGCGGAAAAGTACGAGAAAAAATGCGAGCGCAATCGTGCGAATGCCAACAAGCGCTGGGGCAACAACAATAATGCGGTCGCATCCGAAAGCATACCAAAGGATGCCGTTTATGCCGATAAAGATAAAGAAGAAGAAAAAGATAAAGAAAAAGATAAAGATAAATATAAAGATGAGGATGAGGATAAAGATAAAGATAAAGACGAAGAGCGTCCTGCTGTGCAGGGACCCGTTAATGATCTGACTTCGTCAGATCCCCCCGCCCCCATCAGAAATAAATACGGTGAATTTGGTAATATCTTATTATCCAATGAAGAACGTGAGCAGCTGATAAAGCGCTTCGGTATGCATCTTACAGACGTATGCATCGAACGCATGGATTCCTACATGGAGCAGACCGGCAAGTGCTACAACAACTGCTATGCCAAGCTGAAAAACTGGATATCCGAGGAACATGAAAAAGTCAGGCATAAGCGCACCAACGGCTCTGAAAAGGAGCACACTTACTTCACCGACAAGGAGCTGGAAGATTATGAACACTATGCACGCACACAGGCTTCAGATGACTTTGCCAAAGAGCTCGAAGCCCTTGTCCGCGCCCAGGAAGCTCGTGAAAAAAATAATAAAAGTCTTTTATCAAATATATTATAAGCTATTGATAATATTATAACATTCACAAAATACTTCGTCAAGATTGATGATGTGGGCTATACAAAATTCGACAGAATGCACAATTGAAAAAGTTTATCCCCCCACCCATTAACCTCAAAATGACCCTAGCGCGGGTACGCAACACGTTACTAACATAGTGTGTACGGGCAGTTTGTTTCTCGGTGTCCGTTGTATGCTATGTTGAAACAGTAGTTTTCTCGCGCGGGTACGCAACACGTAACCAACACAGTGTATATGGGCAGTTCGTTTCTCGGTGTCCGTTGTAAGCTATTTTGGAACAACAGTCCCCTAGTGCGGGCACGCAACACGTCACATACAGCGTTAGTATGGTAATACAATCCCCTGCAGCCGATGCCCAAAAAGCAACGCGCGCTGCCGATAATGACAACGCGCGTTTCTTTGTTATTTTACAGTACAGAGGTCTGTATGGTATAAAGCGGTTTAATCTTCATCAAAGTTCTGCAGTGCATCGTAGCCCTGTTCGCCTGTACGCACCTTGATGACGTTCTCTATTGGATAGATGAACAGCTTGCCGTCGCCGTAGTTGCCTGTATACAGGGCGCTTCTTGCTGCATCAATCACCTTGCTAACAGGTACTGCGCATACAACTATCTCAGCCTTTACCTTAGGCAGCAGGTTCATCTCGATAGAAGTACCTCTGTAGTAATGGCGCTGACCGTTCTGCATACCGCAGCCGATAACGTGGGTAACGGTAATACCTGTTACGTCGATAGCTTCCATAGCCTGTATAAGTGCCTGGAGCTTCTGCTCCTTGAATACGATGACAACCTTGGTCATCCTGGGGTGACCGTCAGAGGTGGGTGCTACATAGCTTTCTACCTCTACTGCCTTTTCTACGGGCACCTTCAGTGCAGGCACCTGACCTTCCACCTTCTTCACGCTCTTAGCGTCGTCCTTGGTGTAGCCGTATACGGATGCATCGTTCATGGAAGGAGCGAAGTCTGCATAGGAGGATACCAGACCATGCTCGGTGATATCCATACCGATGATCTCTTCCTGCTCGGAGGCTCTGAGACCCAGTGTTTTCTTGATGATGAGGAATGTGATAGATATAGCCACTGCTGCCCATGCTGCGACTGCTGCAAAGCCTATGAGCTGAAGTCCCAGCTGCTCGAAGCCGCCGCCGTAGAACAGACCCTCAGCCTTGATGCCGCCGCATTCAAGCTGGATAGCGTATCCGGGAGAAGTCTTTGTAGCGAACAGACCTACAGCGATCGTGCCCCAGATACCGTTCATCATGTGAACTGCCACCGCACCAACGGGGTCATCAATGTGGAGCTTATAATCAAGGAACCATACGCCGAAGCATACCAGGAAGCCTGATACGATGCCGACGAGGACAGCGCCTAAGCAGTCCATTACATCACAGCCTGCGGTGATGCCTACAAGACCTGCCAGTGAACCGTTGAGGCACATGGAAACATCGGGCTTGCCGTATTTCAGCCATGTGAATACCATACAGGTAACTGTTGCGATAGCGGGTGCTACTGTTGTGGTGAGGAATATGGAATCGAGCTGTCCGACTGTGGAAGCTGCTGCAGGGTTGAAGCCGTACCAGCCGAACCAGAGGATGAACACGCCCAGTGCGCCGATAGTAAGGTTATGACCGGGGATAGCGTTTACCTTGATATCTCCGTCCTTGGTCTTTACGAACTTGCCGATACGGGGACCGACGAACTTAGCGCCGATGAGGGCACAGACACCGCCAACCATGTGAATTGCACATGAACCCGAAAGATCGTGGAATCCCATCTGAGCCAGCCAGCCACCGCCCCATATCCAGTGAGCTTCAACGGGGTATATGAATGCGCTGATGATACCTGAGTATACACAGTACGAAAGGAACTTTGTACGCTCAGCCATAGCGCCTGAAACGATAGTCGCGGTAGTTGCGCAGAACACAAGGTTGAAAACGAACTGATCCCACGCGAAATTTTCGTAGCTTGTGAAGATATCGAATCCGGGCTTGCCTATAAGACCTGCAGCGTCCTCACCGAGGAGAAGCCCGAAGCCTATGGCGATGAATGCCACTGTACCGATGCAGAAGTCCATAAGGTTCTTCATAATGATATTGCCCGCGTTCTTTGCCCTGGTGAAGCCTGTTTCCACCATAGCGAAGCCTGCCTGCATAAAGAATACCAGCGCAACAGCTATCATGAACCATACGCCGAATACAGTCTTATCGGAAGCCTGTGTGACTTCCTGTACAATTTCCTGTACGTCCATTAGTATTACCTCCCAAATGAAAAGGTGCGCAAGTCAGATAAAGACTCACGCACCTCATTGTGCAAAATATTCTTTTCAAGCGCTTGTGTCAGCAACCCCATTGACGGTCTGCAAATACAAAAGGCTGCAAAGCTTTTACACCTTGCAGCCCCGTTGCTGTTCATGTGTCATATCATACACCAAGTTCTGCCATTTGTCAACCCCAATTTTACGACTTTGGCATATTTTGCCTATTGAAGTTTTCCTATGCGAATAATTTATGTTGAACTGCAACAAGATTTTCACCAGACGTTGACTTTTGCCCCTGAAAGTGGTATCATTGTACTGTAATATGATATACAGGACGATGACGTTCACGACAGGCTATGGTCTGCTGTGGGCGTTTTATTTTTTTACGGAGGGATCATCATGGGCGGTCTGCATGAGGAATGCGGCATAATAGGTATATTCGGGAAAGAACATCAGCCGTTGGCGGAAACGGTGTACTACGGGCTGTATGCCCTTCAGCACCGCGGTCAGGAGGGCTGCGGCATAGCTGTATGCGATGACGGTGTGATAACAGCCCACAAGGACACAGGTCTTGTGGGAGAGGTATTCGATCACAGGAGCCTTGCTGAACTCCCCTGCGGCACTATGGCGATAGGTCATGTAAGGTACTCCACCACAGGGGGCAACGAGCGCAGGAACTGTCAGCCGATAGTAGTCAATCATCAGAAGGGGCGCATGGCGATAGCACACAACGGCAATCTTTCAAATGCGGCAGAACTGAGATCTGCACTGGAGCTTACAGGTGCCATATTCCACACCACATCGGACACTGAGACCATAGCTTACGAGATAACCAAGATGCGGCTTAAAAAGCCTTCCATAGAGGATGCTGTGCTGGGGACTATGGATATAATAGACGGTGCATACTCACTGGTGGTAATGTCACCTACCAAGCTGATAGCAGTGCGCGATCCCTACGGATACCGTCCCCTTTGCTACGGTACCATGCCTGACGGCGGTTATGCGGTGGCCTCCGAAAGCTGTGCGCTGACTGCCATCGGTGCTGAGTTTGTCAGGGATATAGAGCCGGGAGAGATGCTGATATTCTCAAATGACGGTATGCGTTCGGACAGATCGCACTGCGGCATCAAGCCAAAGCAGACCTGCATATTGGAGTACATATACTTCGCAAGACCCGATTCGGAGATAGACGGTGTGAGCGTGCACAACGCAAGACTAAGGGCAGGGCGGATACTGGCTGAGGAAAGTCCTGCGGATGCGGATATAGTTATAGGCGTGCCTGATTCGGGGCTTGATGCGGCACTGGGATTCTCACAGGCATCGGGCATACCCTACGGCATAGGGCTGATAAAGAACAAGTACATAGGGCGAACCTTCATAGCGCCTACGCAGTCAACAAGGACGGACAAGGTGCGCATAAAGCTGGCAGCAGTCAGCGATACGGTCAAGGGCAAGCGTGTGGTACTGGTGGATGACTCAATAGTTCGCGGCACCACGGGCGGACGAATAGTAGTGCTGCTGCGTGAGGCAGGGGCTAAGGAGATACATTTCCGTGTAAGTGCGCCTCCCTTCCTGCACCCTTGTTATTACGGCACTGATATAGACTCGGAGAAGGGTCTGATAGCAGATCATCACACACCCGAGGAGATAGCAGCCATGATGGGTGCAGACAGTCTGGGATATCTGCCTGTGGAAAGAGTAGACGAACTCAACTGCGGCGCAGGCTGCTGCAAGGCTTGCTTCAACGGAGAATACGGCACAGCCATCCCCAAAGGCGCACACAAGGACAGGTATGAGATGAAGATATCCCTGACACGGGATGCCAATTCGCAGCTTACATAGTGATGATGATATGTTTGCTTCTCGACAGCCTTTGTCAGCTATGACAAAAGATGCCGGCACTGGCGAAGTGACCTGTCAGCCAAAACAAAAGATACAGCAAAAACGCAGCTGCACCGGAATGTGCGGCTGCGTTTTATTTTCATTATACATACAAGACCGGCTTATCTGACGATCGGTAGGTTCATTAATGTATGTCCTAATACCCTCAAAGGCTGCCGAGAAACAAACTGCCCGTCACATCAATAAACGTAACGTGCCGGACCTACTTGAAGATGTCCTTCAGCTTGTCCAGCTTCTCCTTGAAGATGTTCTTCTTGGCATAGTTCTTCTCATTGAGGGAACGCTCGAACTCGCGGAGTTTTTCCTTCTGCTCACGGGTAAGATTGCGTGGAACCTCAACATTGATACGCACATAATGATCGCCGTGATCGTTGCGGTTAAGCTTTTTGATACCCTTACCCTTCAGCCTGAATACAGTGTTGTTCTGTGTACCCTCGGGGACTGTGTACTTCACCTTGCCGCATACCGTCGGTACGGTTATCTCATCGCCCAGTGTTGCCTGTGCGTAGGTTATGGGTATGTCTGTCCATACATCAAAGCCGTCACGCTCGAATATAGGATCGGGACGTACTGTGATATTGATATGCAGATCGCCGCTGGGTCCGCCGTTGGTACCGCGGTGTCCCTCACCTGCAACTCTCAGTGTCTGACCGTCGTCGATACCTGCAGGTATGTCGATATCCCTCTCGACACTCTTCTTTACCATACCCTGACCGCCGCAGGTCTTGCAGGGGTTATCAACTACCCTGCCCTTGCCGCCGCATCGCGAACAGGTGGTAGTCTGAGATATATTACCGAAAGGTGTTCTCTGGCTTATCCTTACACTACCGGTACCATGACAGTCGGGACAGGTCTTGGGTGAAGAACCTGCTGCCGCACCTGTGCCGTTACAGTCGGGACAGGTCTCGTTCCTTGCATACTTCATCTTCACTTTCTTGCCTGTGCAGGCTTCCATGAAGTCGATAGTAAGGTTTGCACGGATATCAGCACCGCGTCTTGGTGCGTTGGGGTTGGCTGAACGTCCGCCGCCGCCGAAACCGAATCCTCCGAATATGGAATCGAAGATATCGCCCATATCGCTGAATCCGCCGAAGCCGCCTGCACCTGCACCGCCGCCGTAATTGGGGTCAACGCCTGCATGGCCGAACTGATCGTATCTCGACCTCTTGTCAGGGTCGGAGAGGACTTCATAAGCCTCATTTATCTCCTTGAATTTCTCCTCTGCTTCCTTATCTCCCGGGTGAAGATCGGGGTGATACTGCTTGGCAAGCTTACGGAATGCTTTTTTCAGCTCGTCCTCCGAAGCACCTTTCTGCACACCGAGGACTTCATAGTAATCTCTTTTATCTGCCATATATATCGCTCCTATATCGGTATAGCCCCCGTCCCGCATACGGAACGGAGGCTGCCGTTATCATATCGAATTAGTCTGCGTCAGTGAACTCAGCGTCGATAACGTCATCGCCGCCCTTGTCGCTGTTGTCAGCCGCACCTGCAGCTGCGCCGCCCATGTTCATATTGTTGGGGTCGAAGCCCTGTGCGCCGCCCTGTGCGCCTGCCTGCTGGTATACCTTGGTAGCTATACCCTCGAAGGTCTTCTGCAGTTCCTCGGTCTTAGCCTTGATATCAGCAGAATCTGTACCCTTCAGAGCTTCCTTCAGAGCAGCGATCTTAGCCTCGCAGTCGCTCTTGTCAGCAGCATCTACCTTATCACCGAAGTCGTTCAGAGCCTTTTCAGCCTGGAATGCGAGCTGGTCGCCGTTGTTTCTGATGTCAACTTCTTCCTTCTTCTTAGCGTCCTCAGCTGCGAAAGCTTCTGCTTCCTTAACAGCCTTGTCGATGTCTTCCTTGGACATATTTGTGGAAGAAGTGATCGTGATGTTCTGCTCCTTGCCTGTGCCAAGATCCTTAGCGGATACGTGAACGATACCGTTAGCATCGATATCGAATGTTACTTCGATCTGAGGTATACCTCTGGGAGCAGGAGCGATGCCGTCAAGACGGAACATACCCAGCTGCTTGTTATCTCTTGCGAACTCTCTCTCACCCTGGAGAACGTTGATATCAACAGCGCTCTGGTTATCAGCAGCGGTGGAGAAGATCTGGCTCTTCTTGGTAGGTATAGTTGTATTTCTCTCGATGATCTTGGTGCAAACGCCGCCCATGGTCTCAAGACCGAGGGACAGAGGAGTTACGTCCAGCAGCAGCAGACCGTCCTTAACGTCGCCGCCGAGAACGCCGCCCTGATATGCAGCACCGAGAGCTACGCACTCATCGGGGTTGATGCCCTTGAAAGGCTCCTTGCCGATGAATCTCTTAACAGCTTCCTGAACTGCGGGGATTCTTGAAGAACCGCCGACCATCAGTACCTTCTGAAGATCGCCTGCGGAGAGACCGGAGTCGGAGAGTGCCTGTCTTACAGGACCCATTGTGGACTCGACCAGATCAGCAGTCATCTCGTTGAACTTAGCCTGAGTAAGTGTCATTTCCAGGTGCTTGGGACCTGTGGAATCAGCAGTGATGAAAGGCAGAGAAATTGTGGAAGAAGGAGTAGAAGACAGCTCGATCTTAGCCTTCTCAGCAGCTTCCTTCAGTCTCTGCATAGCCAGCTTGTCAGCTGTGAGGTCAACGCCCTCAGCAGTCTTGAACTCAGCTACCATCCAGTCGATGATCCTCTGGTCGAAGTCATCGCCGCCCAGCTTGTTGTTACCTGCTGTTGCAAGAACTTCTGTAACGCCGTCGCCCATTTCGATGATAGATACATCGAAGGTACCGCCGCCCAGGTCGTATACCATTACCTTCTGATCCTCTTCCTTATCGATACCGTAAGAAAGTGCAGCAGCGGTAGGCTCGTTGATGATTCTCTTAACAGTCAGACCTGCGATCTGACCTGCATCCTTTGTTGCCTGTCTCTGAGCATCGGTGAAGTAAGCGGGGACTGTGATAACAGCCTCAGTTACCTTTTCACCCAGATAAGCCTCAGCGTCAGCCTTCAGCTTCTGGAGTATCATAGCGGAGATCTCCTGAGGAGTATACTCCTTGCCGCCCATGCTTGCCTTATAGTCAGAACCCATGTGTCTCTTGATAGAGATAACGGTGTTCTCATAGTTTGTTACTGCCTGTCTCTTAGCTACCTGACCTACAAGTCTGTCGCCTGTCTTGGAAAGACCTACAACGGAAGGAGTAGTTCTTGCACCCTCACTGTTGGGGATTACTACTGCTTCGCCGCCTTCCATAACTGCTACACATGAGTTTGTTGTACCAAGGTCTATACCAATAATCTTTGCCATAAAATATCATCCTTTCAGTTCATATGAAGTTCAAGTGATCTTAACTTGTTATTGACGTTTATAATATCCTGCTACGGATTAGCTACGACTACCATCGCATATCTGATGACCTTATCGCCTATCCTGTAGCCCTTCTGGAATACCTGAGCCACAACGTTCTCGCCAAGCTCGGGGTCTTCTATCTGGTTAACTGCATTTGCAATATTGGGGTCGAATACCTCGCCTACGGGGTCTATAGCTTCGATGCCAAGCTTTGCCATCGCATCGGTGAACTGCTTGAATATCATCTCTATGCCCTGCTTGTAGGCTTCGTCCTGAGTTTCGGTACCCAGTGCTCTTTCAAAATTATCCAGCACAGGGAGTATGTCAGCCACCGTATCAGCCTTTACCGAAGCTGATATATCCAGTCTTTCCTTAGCAGAACGCTTACGGAAGTTATCGTACTCAGCCATGAGCCTGAGGTACTTGTCCTTAGTATCGGCAAGTTCTGCTTTCAGCTTATCCTCCTCGCTCTGCTCAGTGCTTTCGTTATTCTCCTCATTCTCCGTTTCCTCAGGAGTATCAGCTGTATCCTCAGCCTCTTCCGTCAGTTCCTCTTCCAGCTCTTCCTTTATTTCTTCATCAAAAGCCAAATCCAGCGCCTGCCTTTCCTATTTGTCATCATTATCATCCTTCTCGGATATCAGGTCTGTTATCCTAGAAGTGAAGTACTCAAGATATGGTATGAATTTTGCGTAATCTATCCTCATGGGGCCTATAAGTCCCAGCGCACCTGCCATTTGTCCGTCCTTTGAGAACGGTGCGGTTATCATCGAGGAATTGTGTATCACAAAGCCGTCCGTTTCAGGTGAGAACTTTACGTTCAGTCCTGAGAACGTGCCGTCAATGAAAGCCATGAGTTCCTTTTCATTATCAAGGAAAGATATTATCTCGCCCTGATCAAGATCCTTGCAGGTCAGCAGATTCTTCTGTCCTTTAAGGCTCACGCTCCTATCCAGCTCCTTTGTCATTTTAAGAAGCTCGGACACCAGCGGAGAAAGGGTCATCATGTAAGCGCCCATAGCCTCAGTGAGTTTTTCCATATTCGCATCGGATATCTCACTTATGGGAACACCGCTCAGGTTCTGCTTGACGAAGTTATCAAAGAACTCCAGCTGTTCATGTGTAAGGTCGAATTCCAGCCTGCACACCTTGTTCTTGATCTCGCCGTTCGAGGTTATCATAAGTATGACGTACATCCTCTTGCCTGTGGGTATTACCTCCACCTTGGATATCAGCGAGAACTTAGGTGTTGAGTTTGCCACAACCGTAGCACACTTTGTAAGCTCAGCCAGCGCAAGTGAAGCGCTCTCCACCAGATCCTTCTCCGTTACGAAATCATCGGGCAGCATACTGTCGAGCTTTGTCTTTTCTTCCTCACTCAGAGGATCCTGTTCCATCAGCTTATCGACGTACAGCCTGTATCCCTTGTAGGTGGGCACACGTCCTGCCGATGTATGTGGCTGTTCAAGATAGCCCTGCTTTTCAAGCTCTGCCATCTCATTTCGTATGGTAGCGGAGGATGCCTTGACATGAGCCATTATCGCCTTTGAGCCAACAGGCTCACCCGATACTATATATTCATCTACCACCGCAGATAATATTTTAAGTTTTCTGTCGTCCATCAGCTCACCGCCTTGCTTGCCCGTATCCGCGTGATTAGCACTCGCGGCTTTCGGGTGTTAGCACTCATTCTCTTTGAGTGCTAAGTATAGTTTAAACCTTTTTCTCCATTTTGTCAAGACCTTTGGGAATTTATTTTCACCAAACTTGTAAAATGCTCAGGGAGCATATTGTACACATTAAACAATTCATCACACTATATATTATATCCCGACAAAAAAAGACTGCCGAGATGATCGGCAGCCTCTCAAAGGGGTATGAGTTTTGAAAGCATGAACTATCCGGATCCAAAACTTTCAAACAGTTATATAATATACTATTTTACAGGTTTTGTCAAGCCATCAGGAATAATTTCCCCCCTTACCGCATACCACAGGAAAACCTGAAATAAAAAGGGCTGCCGAAATTAACGACAGCCTATTTATCATATATTATTCATTTTCTTCCCTCGGGTGGTCTGCCGGTGATGCCGTACTTTTTAAGTATCATCCGCATATAATTATCCCCAACAAGGAAAACGATCAGGTAAGCCACGATAAAGCTTATCACCATAGACTTTCCCCACATTATTATATAAGGAGGTCTGTGTGCTATGGGGATCTTGAAGAAGTTTATGGTCACCATTGCTGTGGTTATAACAGGCGTATAGATAAGGTCTGATACAAAGCTGCCTACCGTTCTGCGACCCATAGGGCTTTTCACACCGACTTTTTCGCACGCACTGTCTTCCGCCTTCTTTATTGGTACGATACATCCTATAACAAGGCTTATCACCAGGCTTTCAAGAAAGCTTACAAGAAATGCCGCAGGTGTGAAGCTCCCCGAAGTGAAGGTGCCAACAAATGACAGGCAAAGGCTAAGGGTGACACCCATCATTATACTCATACTCATCTTTATCTTTTTTTCCATCGATCGTTCCCCCAATTTATCATACAGATAAAATACTATCTAATAATATTACATTTTTTTTACATAAAGTCAAGCGTATTTTTATTTTTCGTTTATTTTGACAATTTTTGACCAATACTTCAATGCGTTTTGACCAAAAATTCGCTTGACTTTTTTGGTGATATATTGTATAATGAATTTGATTTTTAAATTTTACCGATCATGCAAATGCTGTTTCATAATATTGCATCGTTTCGGAAAAAGGCCAACAATACCGATCTCCGCAGCCATGCGGCAGTGTTTGTTTTTTATTGACAGGAGTCTGATAATATGCGTAAAACCAAGATAGTATGCACCATAGGTCCCGCTACGGATGACGAGAACATCCTCAGGGATATGATGAAGAACGGCATGGATGTTGCCCGTTTCAATTTTTCACATTCCGAGCATTCCATTCACCAGCAGAGATTTGAGACCATAACCCGTCTGCGCGACGAAATGGGACTTAATATAGCCACACTGATGGACACAAAGGGTCCTGAGATAAGGCTCAGGGATTTCAAGGATCACAAGCCTGTGACGATCAATGACGGCGATATGTTCACCCTGACCACAAGAGATGTGGAAGGCGACAATACTATCTGTTCCATAACCTTCCCAAAACTGCCCCAGGATATCACCACAGGCACAAGGATACTCATAAACGACGGTGTGATCGAGCTGAAAGCCGTTAAGATAGATTCCACAGATATACAGTGCGAGGTCATACACGGCGGCGTGGTATCAGACCACAAGGGTATCAACGTACCGGGAGTTAAGCTTTCAATGCCCTAT
This window harbors:
- the dnaK gene encoding molecular chaperone DnaK, with protein sequence MAKIIGIDLGTTNSCVAVMEGGEAVVIPNSEGARTTPSVVGLSKTGDRLVGQVAKRQAVTNYENTVISIKRHMGSDYKASMGGKEYTPQEISAMILQKLKADAEAYLGEKVTEAVITVPAYFTDAQRQATKDAGQIAGLTVKRIINEPTAAALSYGIDKEEDQKVMVYDLGGGTFDVSIIEMGDGVTEVLATAGNNKLGGDDFDQRIIDWMVAEFKTAEGVDLTADKLAMQRLKEAAEKAKIELSSTPSSTISLPFITADSTGPKHLEMTLTQAKFNEMTADLVESTMGPVRQALSDSGLSAGDLQKVLMVGGSSRIPAVQEAVKRFIGKEPFKGINPDECVALGAAYQGGVLGGDVKDGLLLLDVTPLSLGLETMGGVCTKIIERNTTIPTKKSQIFSTAADNQSAVDINVLQGEREFARDNKQLGMFRLDGIAPAPRGIPQIEVTFDIDANGIVHVSAKDLGTGKEQNITITSSTNMSKEDIDKAVKEAEAFAAEDAKKKEEVDIRNNGDQLAFQAEKALNDFGDKVDAADKSDCEAKIAALKEALKGTDSADIKAKTEELQKTFEGIATKVYQQAGAQGGAQGFDPNNMNMGGAAAGAADNSDKGGDDVIDAEFTDAD
- the grpE gene encoding nucleotide exchange factor GrpE — translated: MAFDEEIKEELEEELTEEAEDTADTPEETENEENNESTEQSEEDKLKAELADTKDKYLRLMAEYDNFRKRSAKERLDISASVKADTVADILPVLDNFERALGTETQDEAYKQGIEMIFKQFTDAMAKLGIEAIDPVGEVFDPNIANAVNQIEDPELGENVVAQVFQKGYRIGDKVIRYAMVVVANP
- the hrcA gene encoding heat-inducible transcriptional repressor HrcA, which gives rise to MDDRKLKILSAVVDEYIVSGEPVGSKAIMAHVKASSATIRNEMAELEKQGYLEQPHTSAGRVPTYKGYRLYVDKLMEQDPLSEEEKTKLDSMLPDDFVTEKDLVESASLALAELTKCATVVANSTPKFSLISKVEVIPTGKRMYVILMITSNGEIKNKVCRLEFDLTHEQLEFFDNFVKQNLSGVPISEISDANMEKLTEAMGAYMMTLSPLVSELLKMTKELDRSVSLKGQKNLLTCKDLDQGEIISFLDNEKELMAFIDGTFSGLNVKFSPETDGFVIHNSSMITAPFSKDGQMAGALGLIGPMRIDYAKFIPYLEYFTSRITDLISEKDDNDDK
- the dnaJ gene encoding molecular chaperone DnaJ — encoded protein: MADKRDYYEVLGVQKGASEDELKKAFRKLAKQYHPDLHPGDKEAEEKFKEINEAYEVLSDPDKRSRYDQFGHAGVDPNYGGGAGAGGFGGFSDMGDIFDSIFGGFGFGGGGRSANPNAPRRGADIRANLTIDFMEACTGKKVKMKYARNETCPDCNGTGAAAGSSPKTCPDCHGTGSVRISQRTPFGNISQTTTCSRCGGKGRVVDNPCKTCGGQGMVKKSVERDIDIPAGIDDGQTLRVAGEGHRGTNGGPSGDLHINITVRPDPIFERDGFDVWTDIPITYAQATLGDEITVPTVCGKVKYTVPEGTQNNTVFRLKGKGIKKLNRNDHGDHYVRINVEVPRNLTREQKEKLREFERSLNEKNYAKKNIFKEKLDKLKDIFK